The following proteins are co-located in the Camelina sativa cultivar DH55 chromosome 12, Cs, whole genome shotgun sequence genome:
- the LOC104729799 gene encoding upstream activation factor subunit UAF30-like — MALSSGILSTTTFLCVDTAPFRSSLLSPSSLRLSPRHPAANLRVSATAAASSEPAVTKTREPRGIMKPRPVTQEMQDIVGVPEIPRTQALKRIWAYIKEHDLQDPQNKRDILCDEKLKKIFEGKERVGFLEIAKLIGPHFL, encoded by the exons ATGGCTCTTTCTTCAGGAATCTTATCTACTACGACCTTTCTCTGCGTCGATACGGCGCCGTTCCGCAGCTCTCTCTTGTCTCCCTCTTCGCTCCGTTTGTCTCCTCGTCATCCAGCGGCTAACCTGCGCGTTTCCGCGACGGCGGCGGCGTCTTCCGAGCCGGCAGTCACCAAGACCAGAGAGCCACGTGGCATCATGAAACCTCGCCCTGTGACCCAGGAGATGCAGGATATAGTCGGCGTTCCAGAAATCCCTCGCACTCAAGCTCTTAAACGCATTTGGGCTTACATCAAGGAACACGACCTTcaa GATCCACAGAACAAGAGGGATATACTCTGCGacgagaagctgaagaagataTTTGAAGGCAAAGAGCGTGTTGGGTTCTTGGAGATTGCAAAGCTCATTGGTCCTCACTTTCTCTGA
- the LOC104729801 gene encoding TIP41-like protein isoform X2: METEVDKEILKSSGAELLPDGRRGLRIHGWEIETLRGTILTSLAVEEWESKLQTSHLPEMVFGENALVLKHLGSNTKIHFNAFDALAGWKQEGLPPVEVPAAAQWKFRSKPSQQVILDYDYTFTTPYCGSEVIEKDKEAQVERKANTKGEGSLQWENCEDQIDLAALSLKEPILFYDEVVLYEDELADNGVSLLTVKVRVMPSSWFLLLRFWLRVDGVLMRLRETRMHYVFGKDETPTVLRENCWREATFQSLSAKGYPVDLAVYSDPSSISQRLPVIKQTTQKLKIPRKV; encoded by the exons ATGGAGACGGAGGTCGATAAAGAGATTCTTAAGTCTTCCGGTGCTGAGCTTCTTCCCGATGGACGTCGTGGTTTACGCATCCATGGCTGGGAGATCGAAACCCTCCGTGGCACGATTCTCACTTCTCTCGCTGTCGAAGA GTGGGAATCAAAGCTTCAGACATCTCACTTACCTGAAATGGTTTTTGGCGAGAATGCATTAGTCCTTAAACACTTAGGTAGCAACACTAAGATTCATTTTAATGCATTTGACGCACTAGCTGGTTGGAAGCAGGAAGGGCTTCCACCTGTTGAAGTTCCTGCTGCAGCACAATGGAAATTTAGGAG CAAACCTTCCCAGCAGGTGATACTAGATTATGATTACACGTTTACAACGCCATACTGTGGAAGTGAAGTCATTGAGAAAGACAAAGAAGCG CAGGTTGAGAGAAAAGCTAATACGAAGGGGGAAGGTAGTCTTCAGTGGGAGAACTGTGAAGATCAGATTGATTTGGCTGCTCTCTCACTTAAAGAACCTATTCTCTTCTATGATGAG GTTGTTTTGTATGAAGATGAACTGGCCGACAATGGAGTGTCACTTCTGACTGTGAAAGTG aGAGTTATGCCAAGCTCATGGTTCCTCCTCTTACGATTTTGG CTTAGAGTTGATGGTGTACTTATGAGATTGAGAGAGACGAGAATGCATTATGTGTTTGGCAAAGATGAGACACCAACTGTTCTTCGAGAAAACTGTTGGAGAGAAGCAACATTTCAGTCTCTATCTGCG AAAGGGTATCCAGTTGATTTAGCAGTCTATAGCGACCCGAGCTCCATCAGTCAGAGGCTTCCAGTGATTAAGCAGACAACACAGAAACTGAAGATCCCTCGTAAAGTGTAA
- the LOC104729801 gene encoding TIP41-like protein isoform X3, whose protein sequence is METEVDKEILKSSGAELLPDGRRGLRIHGWEIETLRGTILTSLAVEEWESKLQTSHLPEMVFGENALVLKHLGSNTKIHFNAFDALAGWKQEGLPPVEVPAAAQWKFRSKPSQQVILDYDYTFTTPYCGSEVIEKDKEAVERKANTKGEGSLQWENCEDQIDLAALSLKEPILFYDEVVLYEDELADNGVSLLTVKVRVMPSSWFLLLRFWLRVDGVLMRLRETRMHYVFGKDETPTVLRENCWREATFQSLSAKGYPVDLAVYSDPSSISQRLPVIKQTTQKLKIPRKV, encoded by the exons ATGGAGACGGAGGTCGATAAAGAGATTCTTAAGTCTTCCGGTGCTGAGCTTCTTCCCGATGGACGTCGTGGTTTACGCATCCATGGCTGGGAGATCGAAACCCTCCGTGGCACGATTCTCACTTCTCTCGCTGTCGAAGA GTGGGAATCAAAGCTTCAGACATCTCACTTACCTGAAATGGTTTTTGGCGAGAATGCATTAGTCCTTAAACACTTAGGTAGCAACACTAAGATTCATTTTAATGCATTTGACGCACTAGCTGGTTGGAAGCAGGAAGGGCTTCCACCTGTTGAAGTTCCTGCTGCAGCACAATGGAAATTTAGGAG CAAACCTTCCCAGCAGGTGATACTAGATTATGATTACACGTTTACAACGCCATACTGTGGAAGTGAAGTCATTGAGAAAGACAAAGAAGCG GTTGAGAGAAAAGCTAATACGAAGGGGGAAGGTAGTCTTCAGTGGGAGAACTGTGAAGATCAGATTGATTTGGCTGCTCTCTCACTTAAAGAACCTATTCTCTTCTATGATGAG GTTGTTTTGTATGAAGATGAACTGGCCGACAATGGAGTGTCACTTCTGACTGTGAAAGTG aGAGTTATGCCAAGCTCATGGTTCCTCCTCTTACGATTTTGG CTTAGAGTTGATGGTGTACTTATGAGATTGAGAGAGACGAGAATGCATTATGTGTTTGGCAAAGATGAGACACCAACTGTTCTTCGAGAAAACTGTTGGAGAGAAGCAACATTTCAGTCTCTATCTGCG AAAGGGTATCCAGTTGATTTAGCAGTCTATAGCGACCCGAGCTCCATCAGTCAGAGGCTTCCAGTGATTAAGCAGACAACACAGAAACTGAAGATCCCTCGTAAAGTGTAA
- the LOC104729801 gene encoding TIP41-like protein isoform X1, producing METEVDKEILKSSGAELLPDGRRGLRIHGWEIETLRGTILTSLAVEEWESKLQTSHLPEMVFGENALVLKHLGSNTKIHFNAFDALAGWKQEGLPPVEVPAAAQWKFRSKPSQQVILDYDYTFTTPYCGSEVIEKDKEACFNVKQVERKANTKGEGSLQWENCEDQIDLAALSLKEPILFYDEVVLYEDELADNGVSLLTVKVRVMPSSWFLLLRFWLRVDGVLMRLRETRMHYVFGKDETPTVLRENCWREATFQSLSAKGYPVDLAVYSDPSSISQRLPVIKQTTQKLKIPRKV from the exons ATGGAGACGGAGGTCGATAAAGAGATTCTTAAGTCTTCCGGTGCTGAGCTTCTTCCCGATGGACGTCGTGGTTTACGCATCCATGGCTGGGAGATCGAAACCCTCCGTGGCACGATTCTCACTTCTCTCGCTGTCGAAGA GTGGGAATCAAAGCTTCAGACATCTCACTTACCTGAAATGGTTTTTGGCGAGAATGCATTAGTCCTTAAACACTTAGGTAGCAACACTAAGATTCATTTTAATGCATTTGACGCACTAGCTGGTTGGAAGCAGGAAGGGCTTCCACCTGTTGAAGTTCCTGCTGCAGCACAATGGAAATTTAGGAG CAAACCTTCCCAGCAGGTGATACTAGATTATGATTACACGTTTACAACGCCATACTGTGGAAGTGAAGTCATTGAGAAAGACAAAGAAGCG tgttttaaCGTGAAGCAGGTTGAGAGAAAAGCTAATACGAAGGGGGAAGGTAGTCTTCAGTGGGAGAACTGTGAAGATCAGATTGATTTGGCTGCTCTCTCACTTAAAGAACCTATTCTCTTCTATGATGAG GTTGTTTTGTATGAAGATGAACTGGCCGACAATGGAGTGTCACTTCTGACTGTGAAAGTG aGAGTTATGCCAAGCTCATGGTTCCTCCTCTTACGATTTTGG CTTAGAGTTGATGGTGTACTTATGAGATTGAGAGAGACGAGAATGCATTATGTGTTTGGCAAAGATGAGACACCAACTGTTCTTCGAGAAAACTGTTGGAGAGAAGCAACATTTCAGTCTCTATCTGCG AAAGGGTATCCAGTTGATTTAGCAGTCTATAGCGACCCGAGCTCCATCAGTCAGAGGCTTCCAGTGATTAAGCAGACAACACAGAAACTGAAGATCCCTCGTAAAGTGTAA
- the LOC104729802 gene encoding uncharacterized protein LOC104729802 isoform X1, with the protein MAWRSAARSFVSASARAPSLRSPPATLPRLRPSQSSLPRRRFASFTNPRNLGELGCTESFLPLYNVVSAARLTSHLNVNLRAFCELSNGTFPRTCQDR; encoded by the exons ATGGCATGGCGCAGTGCTGCTCGCTCTTTCGTCTCTGCAAGCGCTAGAGCTCCGTCTCTCCGATCTCCGCCGGCAACGCTTCCTCGCCTCCGTCCTTCCCAATCCTCTTTACCTCGCCGCCGATTCGCCTCTTTCACTAACCCCAG GAATTTGGGAGAGCTTGGATGCACAGAGTCTTTCTTGCCTCTGTACAATGTAGTGTCTGCAGCTCGACTCACATCTCACCTTAATGTCAATCTCCGAGCTTTCTGCGAGCTCTCTAACGGTACCTTCCCACGCACTTGTCAAGATCGCTAA
- the LOC104729802 gene encoding uncharacterized protein LOC104729802 isoform X3, whose translation MAWRSAARSFVSASARAPSLRSPPATLPRLRPSQSSLPRRRFASFTNPRNLGELGCTESFLPLYNVVSAARLTSHLNVNLRAFCELSNGT comes from the exons ATGGCATGGCGCAGTGCTGCTCGCTCTTTCGTCTCTGCAAGCGCTAGAGCTCCGTCTCTCCGATCTCCGCCGGCAACGCTTCCTCGCCTCCGTCCTTCCCAATCCTCTTTACCTCGCCGCCGATTCGCCTCTTTCACTAACCCCAG GAATTTGGGAGAGCTTGGATGCACAGAGTCTTTCTTGCCTCTGTACAATGTAGTGTCTGCAGCTCGACTCACATCTCACCTTAATGTCAATCTCCGAGCTTTCTGCGAGCTCTCTAACG GTACTTAG
- the LOC104729802 gene encoding uncharacterized protein LOC104729802 isoform X2 codes for MAWRSAARSFVSASARAPSLRSPPATLPRLRPSQSSLPRRRFASFTNPRNLGELGCTESFLPLYNVVSAARLTSHLNVNLRAFCELSNGNGKDG; via the exons ATGGCATGGCGCAGTGCTGCTCGCTCTTTCGTCTCTGCAAGCGCTAGAGCTCCGTCTCTCCGATCTCCGCCGGCAACGCTTCCTCGCCTCCGTCCTTCCCAATCCTCTTTACCTCGCCGCCGATTCGCCTCTTTCACTAACCCCAG GAATTTGGGAGAGCTTGGATGCACAGAGTCTTTCTTGCCTCTGTACAATGTAGTGTCTGCAGCTCGACTCACATCTCACCTTAATGTCAATCTCCGAGCTTTCTGCGAGCTCTCTAACG GGAATGGAAAAGATGGGTGA
- the LOC104729803 gene encoding putative F-box protein At1g32140 has translation MTMLSELSEELVEEILSRVPLTSLSSVRSTVKQWNALSKDGIVCKADARHQFLGFMVLDSRVWSVRFDLCLNNDPSIKQIGKLDQLNKVSKVLHCNGLVLCVTSNHSRLVVWNPYLGQTKLIEPRTANFQYKYGLGFDSCGFHKVLRYWDDHRVVECEIYDLNPSSSSNNSWRVVVDVNPDWYISYGHHRCVSLKGNTYWIAIDRRRTTEEDGDEFVWDDPSIVWDDFLICFDFTTERFGPWLQLPVKGYFDATGSLSCVREEQLALMFQHSGSYMMDVWLTTKIEPQLVTWSKFFAFDMTPYGGLKSAIQHGSFFIDMEKKVTVLFDRYRDSPKRCIAYILGEDGYYMEVDLGSECKTRPIVCSYVPSLVQIE, from the coding sequence ATGACGATGTTATCGGAATTATCAGAGGAATTGGTAGAGGAGATACTCTCTAGGGTTCCGTTGACATCGCTAAGCTCGGTGCGATCTACGGTGAAACAATGGAACGCTTTATCGAAAGATGGAATAGTTTGCAAAGCAGATGCAAGGCATCAATTTCTAGGGTTCATGGTTCTTGATTCCAGGGTTTGGTCAGTGAGGTTCGATCTTTGCTTAAACAACgatccatctataaagcaaATAGGTAAACTCGATCAGCTCAATAAGGTTTCTAAAGTCTTACATTGCAACGGGTTAGTGTTATGCGTGACTTCCAACCACTCGAGGCTTGTGGTTTGGAACCCTTATCTTGGGCAAACCAAACTGATCGAACCCAGGACTGCTAATTTTCAATACAAGTATGGTCTCGGCTTTGATTCCTGCGGTTTCCACAAGGTTTTGAGGTATTGGGATGACCATCGAGTTGTCGAGTGTGAAATCTATgatttgaatccttcttcttcttctaacaaCTCATGGAGGGTTGTTGTTGATGTCAATCCCGATTGGTATATATCGTATGGTCATCATCGCTGCGTTTCTTTGAAGGGGAATACTTACTGGATTGCTATAGATAGGAGAAGAACTACggaagaagatggagatgagTTTGTTTGGGATGACCCATCAATTGTTTGGGATGATTTCttgatctgttttgatttcactACAGAGCGATTTGGACCGTGGTTGCAACTCCCCGTTAAGGGTTATTTTGATGCTACTGGTTCTCTATCTTGTGTAAGAGAAGAGCAACTCGCATTGATGTTTCAGCACTCTGGTTCATACATGATGGATGTATGGCTGACGACTAAGATTGAGCCCCAACTAGTGACGTGGAGCAAGTTCTTTGCGTTTGATATGACTCCATACGGAGGACTCAAGAGTGCCATTCAACATgggagtttcttcattgacATGGAGAAGAAAGTCACAGTGCTTTTTGATAGATACAGAGACTCCCCAAAACGCTGCATTGCCTACATCCTTGGAGAAGATGGATACTACATGGAAGTGGATCTAGGATCTGAATGCAAGACTCGCCCGATTGTCTGCTCTTACgttccaagtttagtgcaaattgagtaa
- the LOC104729800 gene encoding uncharacterized protein LOC104729800: protein MATLTDISTLEEKYIELCKKHGILPNTSVLSAFFEAEVKKSRNQRCIMNLYVDRVRYDDYHPLLELSNEVNTSEVQGIDLFVRSSCSLEDHHALSLIRSLSPKLRVVHLHDSFGKNFWRDVFFQGLSCKVLNVRSIHFHKLNIVGDFSQLHTLILDNNRFVGFGEGCFSCMPNLTYLSMCGTLVSDLWTSAAALSKLPSLKELRFQIWISCSDSIPLNSQSSPSSSTTDYKNTFIESNPPIEADWDVVEQMDPSLPVEETLHSMDFSYKFPEQDDSDSRISMSSALYGEVIMREKARQGKMPYLPKDVSPVGSFTRQFGNVGLKYISSKASPICSEKHYRMYMINSLPTLKVLDNLAIRKSDRDRAIETYSANFEVLPYKRKKESVVRVLEKRETRSSKGKSQNFYNRSLCAAKMGSSALPLLHSLPFLGSRNHQDDNNSQLSPRQFEYHPLDPSLMVFGTLDGEVVVLNHESGKIVRYISSHGSQSSILGLCWLKIYPSMVIAGSANGSLKLYDIQKASSVVTSNSHFTSGSVTFDEFDQLTSVHANSTDQLFLASGYSKDVALYDIGSGTRLQVFANMHQEHINVVKFSNHTPFLFATSSFDKDVKLWDLRQEPTRPCYTASSTKGNVMVCFSPDDRYLLASAVDNEVRQLLTVDGRLHLNFEIVPRVSSMNYTRSYYMNGNDYIISGSCDENVIRVCCAQTGRRLRDVTLEGNRSEFSMMYVQSLRGDPFRDFNMSVLAAYTRSSSVSEIVKVNLLASRDSTEEESHGLRSGPSSSMGG from the exons ATGGCTACGCTCACTGATATATCAACCCTTGAGGAGAA gTACATCGAATTATGCAAGAAGCATGGAATCCTACCCAACACTTCCGTTTTATCTGCTTTCTTTGAG GCGGAGGTGAAAAAGTCAAGGAATCAAAGATGTATTATGAACCTTTATGTGGATAGAGTGAGGTACGATGACTATCACCCGCTTCTCGAGTTATCCAATGAGGTCAACACATCTGAGGTACAAGGAATTGATCTCTTTGTGAGATCCTCTTGTTCTTTAGAAGATCATCATGCATTGTCCTTAATCCGTTCTCTCAGTCCAAAACTCCGAGTTGTTCATCTACATGACTCTTTCGGGAAAAACTTCTGGCG GGACGTTTTCTTTCAAGGTTTGAGCTGCAAAGTTTTGAATGTGAGGTCTATCCATTTCCATAAGCTTAACATCGTAGGAGACTTCTCACAGCTGCACACCCTTATACTCGATAACAACCgttttgttggttttggggAAGGCTGTTTCTCTTGCATGCCCAACTTGACATATCTTTCCATGTGTGGCACTCTAGTGTCAGATCTTTGGACATCAGCTGCTGCTCTCTCGAAACTCCCTTCTCTTAAGGAACTCCGGTTTCAAATTTGGATCTCTTGCAGTGATTCTATCCCACTTAACTCACagtcatcaccatcatcatctacCACGGATTATAAGAACACATTTATTGAATCAAACCCTCCCATTGAAGCAGATTGGGACGTTGTTGAACAGATGGATCCTAGTTTACCTGTTGAAGAGACTCTTCATAGCATGGACTTCTCTTATAAGTTTCCTGAGCAAGATGATTCGGATTCACGTATCTCCATGTCTTCGGCGTTGTATGGAGAAGTAATCATGagagaaaag GCTAGGCAAGGGAAAATGCCGTACCTACCCAAAGATGTTTCACCCGTTGGTTCGTTCACAAGGCAATTTGGGAATGTTGGGTTGAAATATATTTCCTCTAAAGCATCACCGATATGTTCTGAAAAGCATTACAGGATGTATATGATAAACTCTCTGCCCACATTAAAAGTGTTGGACAATTTGGCTATCAGAAAGAGTGATAGAGACAGGGCCATTGAAACTTATTCCGCAAACTTTGAGGTCTTACCgtacaaaagaaagaaggaaagtgTCGTTAGAGTCCTTGAGAAGCGTGAAACGAGATCAAGCAAAGGGAAGTCTCAGAATTTCTATAATAGGTCGCTTTGTGCAGCTAAAATGGGTTCTTCTGCTTTGCCTCTTTTGCATTCACTTCCATTTTTGGGTAGTAGGAATCATCAGGACGATAATAACAGTCAGTTAAGTCCAAGGCAGTTTGAGTACCATCCACTGGATCCTAGCCTAATGGTATTTGGGACTTTGGATGGCGAGGTGGTTGTTCTCAATCACGAAAGCGGGAAAATTGTCCGTTACATCTCATCTCATGGATCTCAAAGTAGCATCTTGGGACTTTGCTGGCTTAAGATATATCCATCTATG GTTATAGCTGGCTCAGCCAATGGATCATTGAAGCTGTACGACATCCAAAAAGCGTCATCAGTGGTTACTAGTAACAGTCACTTCACGTCTGGTTCTGTGacttttgatgagtttgaccAATTAACTTCGGTTCATGCTAATTCGACGGACCAACTATTTCTTGCTAGCGGATACTCAAAGGATGTGGCTTTGTATGACATTGGTAGTGGAACACGCCTACAGGTTTTTGCTAATATGCATCAAGAGCATATTAACGTAGTGAAGTTTTCCAACCATACCCCTTTTCTTTTTGCGACATCTTCTTTCGATAAAGATGTCAAGCTATGGGATTTGAGACAAGAGCCAACCCGACCATGCTACACTGCTTCTAGTACCAAAGGAAATGTGATGGTTTGCTTTTCTCCAGATGATCGTTATCTTCTAGCATCAGCAGTGGATAACGAG GTGAGACAGCTTTTGACAGTTGATGGAAGGCTTCATCTGAACTTTGAGATAGTACCGAGAGTAAGCTCCATGAACTATACTAGATCGTACTACATGAATGGTAATGACTACATCATCAGTGGAAGCTGCGATGAGAATGTGATCCGTGTTTGTTGTGCTCAAACTGGAAGGCGCCTTAGGGATGTAACTCTAGAG GGAAACCGCTCGGAATTTTCTATGATGTATGTTCAGTCTCTACGCGGTGACCCCTTCAGG GATTTTAACATGAGTGTTTTGGCTGCGTACACACGGTCAAGCTCAGTGTCTGAAATAGTCAAG gTGAATTTGTTAGCGTCAAGAGATTCAACAGAAGAAGAATCTCATGGTCTACGTTCCGGCCCTTCAAGTAGCATGGGAGGCTGA
- the LOC104729804 gene encoding alpha-L-fucosidase 2-like → MAEKSSFFVHFSFLLLLLLTCAHGVRRTLMDGGGQDLSTPPLKLTFAGPSRNWTDAIPIGNGRLGATIWGGVSSETLNINEDTIWTGVPADYTNPNAPEALAEVRRLVDDRNYAEATTEAVKLSGHASDVYQLVGDLNLEFDSSHRKYTQDSYRRELDLETAVAKVSYSVGAVEFSREFFASNPDQVIVVKIYASKPGSLSFKASFDSELHHHSETNPKANQILMWGSCRPKRLPVNMKKSINATNIAYDDHKGLQFASVLEVRVSNGGSVSSLGGKKLSVEKADWAVLLLTASSNFDGPFTMPADSKRDPAKECVNRISSVQKYSYSDLYARHLSDYQKLFNRVSLQLSGSSANKAVHQAASTAERVRSFKNDHDPSLVELLFQYGRYLLISSSRPGTQVANLQGIWNRDIQPPWDGAPHLNINLQMNYWHSLPANIHECQEPLFDYMSALAVNGRKTAQVNYGASGWVAHQVSDIWAKTSPDRGEAVWALWPMGGAWLCTHAWEHYTYTMDKEFLNKKAYPLLEGCTSFLLDWLIKGKDGFLQTNPSTSPEHMFTAPNGKPASVSYSSTMDIAIVKEVFSNIVSASEVLGKTNDTLIGKVIAAQAKLPPTRISKDGSIMEWVEDFEDPEVHHRHVSHLFGLFPGHTITVEKSPELAKAVEATLKKRGEEGPGWSTTWKAALWARLHNSELAYRMVTHIFDLVDPLNERNYEGGLYSNMFTAHPPFQIDANFGFAAAVAEMLVQSTTKDLHLLPALPVDKWPNGNVKGLRARGSVTVSIKWTEGNLVEFGLWSEQIVSTRIVYKGISADTKLLPGKIFTFDKDLKCVRTENL, encoded by the exons ATGGCGGAGAAGTCGAGCTTCTTCGttcatttctcttttcttctgcttcttctactAACATGTGCCCATGGAGTGAGGAGGACATTAATGGACGGAGGAGGCCAAGATCTTTCGACGCCACCGCTTAAACTGACGTTTGCTGGTCCCTCTCGGAACTGGACCGACGCCATTCCCATCGGTAATGGTCGTCTCGGAGCCACGATCTGGGGCGGCGTCTCCTCAGAGACTCTCAACATCAATG AGGATACAATTTGGACTGGGGTACCAGCAGACTACACGAACCCGAATGCTCCAGAAGCATTAGCAGAAGTTAGGAGGCTAGTTGATGACAGAAACTATGCTGAAGCTACTACAGAAGCTGTCAAATTGTCAGGCCATGCTTCTGAT GTTTACCAGCTAGTGGGAGATTTGAATTTAGAGTTTGACAGTTCACATCGTAAGTACACTCAAGACTCCTATCGCCGTGAACTCGACTTGGAAACAGCAGTAGCCAAAGTAAGTTACTCGGTTGGTGCTGTGGAATTCTCAAGGGAGTTTTTTGCTTCTAATCCTGATCAAGTGATTGTAGTCAAGATCTATGCAAGCAAACCGGGATCTCTGTCTTTTAAGGCTTCTTTTGACAGTGAGTTGCATCACCATTCAGAGACAAACCCCAAGGCGAATCAGATTCTGATGTGGGGAAGTTGTCGCCCCAAGCGTCTTCCTGTGAACATGAAGAAAAGTATCAACGCTACGAATATAGCTTATGATGATCACAAAGGACTGCAGTTTGCATCGGTTCTTGAAGTGAGAGTTAGCAATGGTGGCTCTGTGTCTTCCTTAGGTGGCAAGAAACTAAGTGTTGAGAAAGCGGACTGGGCGGTTCTGCTTCTGACTGCTTCATCTAACTTTGACGGACCATTTACGATGCCTGCTGATTCTAAGAGAGACCCTGCTAAAGAATGCGTTAACAGAATCAGCTCAGTCCAGAAATACTCATACTCTGATCTTTATGCTCGTCATTTGAGTGACTATCAGAAGCTTTTCAACCGGGTGTCTTTGCAACTTTCCGGCAGCTCAGCAAATAAAGCCGTGCATCAGGCAGCTTCAACTGCTGAAAGGGTGCGATCATTTAAAAACGATCACGACCCTTCATTGGTGGAGCTTCTGTTCCAATATGGTCGATACTTGCTTATATCTTCTTCAAGACCTGGAACTCAGGTGGCTAACTTGCAGGGCATATGGAACAGGGACATTCAGCCACCATGGGA TGGTGCTCCTCACCTGAACATTAATCTCCAGATGAACTATTGGCATTCTCTTCCTGCTAATATTCATGAATGCCAGGAACCATTGTTCGATTATATGTCTGCTTTAGCAGTAAATGGCCGCAAGACAGCACAA GTGAACTACGGAGCAAGTGGTTGGGTGGCACATCAAGTATCAGACATATGGGCAAAAACTTCACCAGATAGAGGTGAGGCAGTGTGGGCCCTCTGGCCCATGGGTGGAGCGTGGCTCTGCACTCATGCATGGGAACATTATACATACACAATGGATAAG GAATTTCTTAACAAGAAGGCATACCCATTGTTGGAAGGATGTACATCGTTTCTTTTGGACTGGCTGATCAAAGGTAAAGACGGATTTCTCCAGACGAATCCATCGACTTCCCCTGAACATATGTTTACTGCTCCAAATGGCAAACCTGCTAGTGTTAGCTACTCATCAACCATGGACATTGCCATTGTAAAAGAAGTCTTCTCTAATATTGTTTCCGCTTCAGAG GTTTTGGGAAAAACTAATGATACTCTTATTGGAAAAGTCATTGCTGCTCAAGCAAAACTTCCACCCACTAGAATATCAAAGGATGGTTCCATTATGGAATGGGTAGAAGACTTTGAGGACCCAGAGGTACATCATAGAcatgtttcacatctctttgGCCTCTTCCCAGGTCATACAATCACAGTTGAGAAGTCTCCAGAACTTGCTAAAGCCGTGGAAGCAACCCTTAAAAAGAGAG GAGAGGAAGGACCAGGTTGGTCAACCACCTGGAAAGCCGCCTTGTGGGCAAGGCTTCACAATAGCGAGCTTGCATATCGGATGGTTACACATATTTTTGATCTTGTGGATCCTTTGAACGAACGTAATTATGAAGGAGGATTGTATAGTAACATGTTCACTGCACACCCGCCATTCCAGATTGATGCCAATTTTGG ATTCGCAGCAGCAGTAGCGGAAATGTTAGTGCAGAGCACGACAAAGGATCTGCATTTGCTCCCGGCGCTTCCAGTAGATAAATGGCCAAACGGTAATGTGAAAGGGCTAAGGGCAAGGGGCAGTGTGACGGTTAGTATAAAGTGGACGGAAGGGAACCTTGTGGAGTTTGGCCTTTGGTCAGAACAGATTGTGTCCACCAGAATAGTGTACAAAGGGATCTCTGCAGATACCAAATTGTTGCCAGGGAAAATCTTTACTTTTGACAAAGATTTGAAATGTGTTCGGACCGAGAATTTATAA